From Caretta caretta isolate rCarCar2 chromosome 9, rCarCar1.hap1, whole genome shotgun sequence, one genomic window encodes:
- the LOC125643214 gene encoding protein shisa-1-like yields MERGPLCVLVLLLTPGGTSGQDGEYCHGWADSSQLGHRGFRCPEHYDSPEATLCCGNCNLRYCCSTREARLDQGLCPSDHHQTSPKPPSVPMYLPFLLVGSIFVAFVVIGAFIGICCCRCLKSQDEEQQHGPAPVQSRLLEAAAPPWFSSSSSSSATRCSLGSLPQTSNICLSMAPPFPIIGSSQGAQFLPPTLTNGPLLQPACTNYGIPADHTIITTPASFLNRAVYGQTSYYNFPVSAMHGDQTMYSGIHV; encoded by the exons ATGGAGAGGGGGCCATTGTgtgtcctggtgctgctgctgactCCGGGGGGCACCTCTGGGCAGGATGGAGAGTACTGCCATGGCTGGGCGGACAGCTCACAGCTCGGGCACAGGGGCTTTCGGTGCCCGGAGCACTATGACAGCCCAGAGGCTACTCTGTGCTGCGGCAACTGCAACCTGCGCTACTGCTGCTCAACCAGAGAGGCCCGGCTGGACCAAGGCTTGTGTCCTAGTGACCATCACCAGACCAGTCCCAAGCCTCCATCAG TGCCCATGTACTTACCTTTCCTCCTTGTTGGGTCCATATTTGTGGCTTTCGTTGTCATTGGGGCCTTCATTGGTATTTGCTGCTGTAGATGCCTGAAATCCCAGGATGAAGAGCAGCAACATGGGCCTGCACCAGTCCAGAGTCGGCTGCTGgaagctgctgctcctccttGGTTCTCCAGTTCCAGCTCCAGTTCAGCCACCAGATGCTCCTTGGGTAGTCTTCCTCAGACTAGTAACATCTGCCTGAGCATGGCTCCACCTTTTCCCATCATAGGTTCCTCTCAAGGAGCCCAGTTCTTGCCTCCTACATTAACCAATGGACCCCTTTTGCAGCCTGCATGTACTAATTACGGAATACCAGCTGATCATACTATCATAACAACTCCAGCATCTTTCCTTAATAGAGCAGTCTATGGACAAACTTCTTACTATAATTTTCCTGTAAGTGCCATGCATGGTGACCAAACAATGTACTCAGGCATTCATGTCTAA